A region of Catenibacterium mitsuokai DNA encodes the following proteins:
- the lepB gene encoding signal peptidase I — protein MKKHCVFISLIVVCIVMFIITTWCPIYIVEGESMDPTLVNNDVVCIKKTKSIKQGDLIAFQYNNKLLVRRVIGLSGDKINIDSSGYVFVNEKRLDENYIQNRKDNPLRDEVFPYTVPEGQIFVLGDNRHHAIDSRMRDLGCIDNDKIIGRVVMKIYPITRFSVY, from the coding sequence ATGAAAAAGCATTGCGTTTTTATTAGTCTAATAGTTGTTTGTATTGTGATGTTCATCATTACGACTTGGTGTCCAATCTACATAGTAGAGGGTGAATCTATGGATCCGACATTAGTAAATAATGATGTTGTATGTATTAAGAAAACAAAGTCTATCAAGCAGGGAGACTTAATTGCGTTTCAGTATAATAATAAGCTGCTGGTTAGAAGAGTGATTGGTTTGAGTGGGGATAAAATCAACATTGATTCAAGTGGCTATGTATTTGTGAATGAGAAAAGGTTAGATGAAAACTATATACAAAACAGAAAAGACAATCCTCTACGTGACGAAGTATTTCCTTATACAGTTCCAGAAGGACAGATATTTGTATTAGGGGATAATAGACATCATGCAATAGATTCAAGAATGCGTGATTTAGGTTGTATTGATAATGACAAGATTATTGGTCGAGTCGTTATGAAGATTTATCCTATCACCCGCTTTTCTGTTTATTAA
- a CDS encoding MurR/RpiR family transcriptional regulator — MEFTYSQVESLNETEAYVYNYVVKNTKKVLNASIRELANYTHVSTATIMRFCKKMGCEGFTELKYRLKEHVEAQETKEDDVSDQFASFIERVKSSDYLESIHRSAAIIKQSDSILTLGIGINSDFAKYTSRLLSHVGYYCYGVDGAAYPVQRVAEGHQGVIIAFYEQRQKKLLFEEIYRYKNKNYIIIMLSNNNMGSMEHLCDEVIHISDGNVMLGKIYSGVPMLYAIEKLAYELTK, encoded by the coding sequence TTGGAATTTACTTACAGTCAGGTGGAAAGTCTTAATGAGACTGAAGCTTATGTTTACAATTATGTTGTGAAAAACACAAAGAAGGTATTAAATGCAAGTATTCGTGAATTAGCTAATTATACACATGTATCTACAGCAACAATCATGCGTTTTTGTAAGAAGATGGGGTGTGAAGGTTTTACAGAATTAAAGTATAGATTGAAAGAGCATGTTGAGGCACAGGAGACTAAAGAAGATGATGTGAGTGATCAATTTGCTAGCTTTATAGAAAGAGTGAAATCATCTGATTATTTGGAAAGCATTCACAGATCAGCTGCGATTATTAAGCAGTCTGATTCAATTCTTACTCTTGGTATAGGGATTAATAGTGATTTTGCAAAGTATACATCACGTTTATTAAGTCATGTAGGATATTATTGTTACGGGGTGGATGGAGCTGCTTATCCTGTGCAGAGAGTTGCTGAAGGACATCAGGGAGTCATCATTGCATTTTATGAACAGCGACAAAAAAAGCTTCTTTTTGAAGAAATCTATCGTTATAAGAATAAGAACTATATTATTATTATGCTTTCAAACAATAACATGGGAAGTATGGAACATTTATGTGATGAAGTGATTCATATTTCTGATGGTAACGTTATGCTAGGAAAAATATATTCTGGAGTTCCTATGCTTTATGCGATAGAAAAATTAGCTTACGAATTAACAAAGTAA
- a CDS encoding alpha-amylase, whose translation MKKGVMMQGFEWYLPSSPHLWKILRVNAYKLKKAGITAIWLPPAYKGANGVNDTGYGVYDHYDLGEFNSKNTIRTKYGTKKEYLWCIKMFHLFGIDVYADIVLNHLIGADGMEQVIAYKVDAYHRHKVSKRKRVIRASTYFSFPSRHKYSDFTYNASHFTSVDYDASKHQKGLYLFKGKHFSENVDDEYDNYDYLMGADLDYNNPEVVKEAINWGLWYKDITHLDGFRCDAIKHIDSSFYEHWITTMRQHSKKELFSVGEYWGDIDHICHYLESTHFCMSLFDVPLHYHFYDASHSNGYYDMREIFNNTLVQRYDKYAVTFVDNHDTQPGQSLTSFIEDWFKPQAYACILLRQEGYPCIFYGDYYGIPHDHISSKKELLDKMMKLRKQYVEGIRHDYIDDPDVIGWTYETGLAVILTNSKGGTKRMFVGKQYKCMTDGKHIIDIIDGYGEFICDAASLNLYIVCK comes from the coding sequence ATGAAGAAAGGTGTTATGATGCAGGGCTTTGAGTGGTATCTCCCCTCAAGTCCGCATTTGTGGAAAATACTCAGAGTCAATGCGTATAAACTTAAAAAAGCAGGTATTACCGCTATATGGCTTCCTCCTGCTTATAAAGGAGCAAATGGTGTCAATGATACAGGCTATGGTGTCTATGACCATTATGACTTAGGAGAATTCAATAGTAAAAACACAATCCGTACCAAATATGGCACGAAGAAAGAATACCTCTGGTGTATAAAGATGTTTCATCTATTCGGTATAGATGTCTATGCAGATATCGTACTTAATCATTTAATTGGTGCAGATGGGATGGAACAGGTCATTGCATATAAAGTAGATGCCTATCATAGACATAAAGTTTCTAAAAGAAAAAGAGTTATTCGTGCTTCCACCTATTTCTCATTTCCATCAAGACATAAATATTCAGACTTTACCTATAATGCCTCACACTTCACAAGTGTGGACTACGATGCCTCTAAACATCAAAAAGGTCTTTATTTATTCAAAGGGAAACATTTCAGTGAGAATGTAGATGATGAATATGATAACTATGATTACTTGATGGGAGCAGACTTAGACTACAACAATCCTGAAGTAGTCAAAGAAGCAATTAACTGGGGGCTATGGTATAAAGATATAACACATCTAGATGGCTTTCGATGTGATGCAATTAAACATATAGACTCTTCTTTTTATGAACATTGGATCACTACAATGCGCCAGCATTCAAAAAAAGAACTCTTTTCTGTAGGGGAATACTGGGGAGACATAGACCATATATGTCACTATCTCGAATCTACACACTTCTGTATGAGTCTATTTGATGTTCCTTTACATTATCATTTCTATGATGCGAGTCATTCTAATGGCTATTATGATATGCGAGAAATCTTCAATAATACGTTAGTACAAAGATATGACAAGTATGCTGTCACATTTGTGGATAACCATGATACACAGCCAGGACAGTCTTTAACTTCTTTTATTGAGGATTGGTTTAAACCACAAGCATATGCCTGTATATTACTTAGACAAGAAGGTTATCCATGTATCTTCTATGGAGATTATTATGGTATACCTCACGATCATATTTCATCAAAGAAAGAATTGTTAGATAAGATGATGAAACTAAGAAAACAATATGTAGAAGGAATCAGACATGATTATATAGATGATCCTGATGTTATTGGATGGACTTATGAAACAGGACTTGCAGTGATATTAACCAATAGTAAAGGGGGTACAAAACGTATGTTTGTAGGTAAACAATATAAATGCATGACAGATGGTAAACACATAATCGATATTATAGATGGCTATGGAGAATTCATCTGTGATGCAGCATCATTAAATCTTTATATTGTCTGTAAGTAG
- a CDS encoding aspartate kinase, producing the protein MKVVKFGGSSLASATQFKKVHDIVLEDTDRHYVVPSAPGKRNKEDTKVTDLLILAYSHHNKDDFEEIYDRIKARYNGIITELGLDISLEEDFKEIKEEIKKQNSFDYTISRGEYLNGKVLANYLGFDFIDAADVIYIDKHGRYDEKKTDAALTKALSEHDYAVVPGFYGQLNDESGRIKAFSRGGSDVTGSIVAKCACADLYENWTDVSGFLIADPRIVKDPKPIATITYKELRELSYMGASVLHQNSIFPVRNEGIPILIKNTNSPEDAGTLIVESTCHKPDHVITGIAGKTGFATVMIEKDMMNSEIGFGRKVLQVFEEHGLSFEHMPSGIDTMTIIVNSDDFIEKEQAILAGLHRAVQPDYIVLESDLALIAVVGRGMKDSRGTSARVFKALAKENINVKMIDQGSSELNIIVGVRNCYFKPAIKAIYDEFITSEDDE; encoded by the coding sequence ATGAAAGTGGTTAAATTTGGTGGCTCATCGTTAGCCAGCGCAACTCAGTTTAAAAAAGTACATGACATCGTTCTAGAAGATACTGATCGTCATTATGTAGTTCCCAGTGCCCCTGGGAAAAGAAATAAAGAAGATACAAAAGTAACAGATTTATTGATTCTTGCCTATTCACATCACAACAAAGATGATTTTGAAGAAATCTATGACAGAATCAAAGCACGTTACAATGGAATCATTACTGAACTAGGTCTTGATATTTCTTTAGAAGAAGACTTTAAAGAAATTAAAGAAGAAATTAAGAAACAGAACAGTTTTGATTATACAATTTCACGTGGTGAATATTTAAATGGTAAAGTGTTAGCTAATTATTTAGGCTTTGACTTTATTGATGCGGCAGATGTTATTTATATCGATAAGCATGGTAGATATGATGAAAAGAAAACAGATGCAGCTCTCACAAAAGCTTTATCTGAACATGACTATGCAGTCGTTCCAGGATTCTATGGTCAATTAAATGATGAATCAGGGCGCATTAAAGCCTTCTCTAGAGGTGGTAGTGATGTTACTGGTAGTATCGTTGCGAAATGTGCCTGTGCAGATCTTTATGAGAACTGGACAGATGTATCAGGATTCCTTATTGCGGATCCACGTATTGTCAAGGATCCTAAACCAATTGCGACAATCACTTACAAAGAATTAAGAGAATTATCTTATATGGGTGCAAGTGTTCTACATCAAAATTCCATCTTCCCAGTAAGAAATGAAGGTATTCCTATCTTAATCAAGAATACCAACAGTCCAGAAGATGCGGGTACTCTCATTGTAGAAAGTACTTGTCATAAACCAGACCACGTTATTACAGGTATTGCAGGTAAAACAGGTTTTGCGACTGTCATGATTGAAAAAGACATGATGAACAGTGAAATCGGTTTTGGTCGTAAAGTACTACAGGTATTTGAAGAGCATGGTCTTTCATTTGAACATATGCCTTCAGGTATCGATACAATGACTATCATTGTGAACAGCGATGACTTCATTGAAAAAGAACAGGCCATCCTTGCAGGATTACATCGTGCTGTACAGCCTGACTATATTGTCTTAGAATCTGATTTAGCCTTAATTGCGGTCGTAGGTCGTGGTATGAAGGACAGCCGTGGTACTTCAGCAAGAGTATTTAAAGCACTTGCGAAAGAAAACATCAACGTTAAGATGATTGACCAGGGTTCATCAGAATTGAATATCATCGTAGGGGTAAGAAACTGTTATTTCAAACCAGCTATCAAAGCCATCTATGATGAATTCATTACAAGTGAAGACGACGAATAG
- a CDS encoding ECF transporter S component: protein MKTKKLVMAALLGALAAILMVLDFNVPLVPMFIKFDFSDFPVLIGGFVFGPLTGVLIAFLKIVLNLLFKPTTTMFVGEASNFLLSVCYMGVACLYYRKHRTKKGAVIGMALATVATSLFAIASNLLVMFPMYAKLFGMSTEAIIGMFSKINPLVKDMTTMVIASLVPFNLFKYGVISIITFISYKKIEVILKKYSN, encoded by the coding sequence ATGAAAACTAAAAAACTAGTAATGGCAGCTCTACTTGGTGCATTAGCTGCAATTCTTATGGTACTAGACTTCAATGTACCTTTGGTACCAATGTTTATTAAATTTGATTTCTCAGATTTTCCAGTATTAATTGGTGGATTTGTATTCGGCCCACTTACTGGTGTATTAATCGCATTCTTAAAGATTGTCTTAAACCTTCTCTTTAAACCAACTACTACTATGTTTGTAGGAGAAGCATCTAACTTCTTACTAAGCGTATGTTATATGGGAGTAGCCTGCTTATATTATAGAAAGCATCGTACTAAGAAGGGCGCTGTAATAGGTATGGCACTTGCAACTGTTGCAACAAGCTTATTTGCGATTGCATCAAACCTATTAGTGATGTTCCCAATGTATGCAAAACTATTTGGTATGTCTACAGAAGCCATCATCGGTATGTTCTCTAAGATCAATCCATTAGTAAAAGATATGACAACTATGGTTATTGCATCACTTGTTCCATTCAATCTCTTTAAATATGGTGTTATTTCAATTATAACATTTATTTCTTATAAGAAAATTGAAGTTATTTTGAAAAAATATTCGAATTAA
- a CDS encoding IS30 family transposase: MAKSNKNLHLTLSERQIIERGIENGATKASIAATLGKDKSTIGKEIKAHRKHSHYCSFDPACANKDRCKHHHVCKDCADLVVFKCKRRDRSPGACNGCPKFQHCRFDKFTYSADLANKEYMADLIESREGINMTYSELKALADVIVPLVKKGHSPYQIITSHPELNISEKTLYNYIESGVFRQFGLLDIDLRVKTRRISKKDSVKYKKREDRKFLIGRTYKDFISYTDDHDNVSIVEMDTVYNGQSGPFMQTFKFLSYSFMFIIYHEEKTAKAMVEGVALLESILGKNLFVKEVEVIKTDRGTEFSDADGLEKDNDGSMRTHVFYCDPMQSCQKGSLENNHKEIRYICPKEADLKDLGFDSQEKANLMASHINSQPKENLKGKSPLEMMEFLSPDLYKKFIKFGIKKIENDEIILKPYLLKEDN, from the coding sequence ATGGCTAAATCAAATAAGAATTTACATCTTACTCTTTCAGAAAGACAAATCATTGAGAGAGGGATAGAAAATGGTGCTACCAAGGCTTCTATCGCTGCAACTCTTGGGAAGGATAAATCAACTATAGGCAAAGAAATAAAGGCACATAGAAAACATTCACATTACTGCAGTTTTGATCCTGCATGTGCCAACAAGGACAGATGCAAGCATCATCATGTATGTAAGGATTGTGCTGATTTGGTAGTTTTTAAATGCAAGCGAAGAGACAGATCTCCTGGTGCCTGCAACGGGTGTCCTAAATTCCAGCACTGTAGATTTGACAAGTTCACATATTCTGCAGATCTCGCCAATAAGGAATATATGGCTGATCTCATTGAATCAAGAGAAGGAATAAACATGACATACAGCGAACTTAAGGCTTTAGCTGATGTCATTGTCCCTCTTGTTAAGAAGGGTCATTCACCATATCAGATCATCACTTCTCATCCTGAACTGAATATTTCTGAAAAGACATTATACAATTACATAGAATCTGGCGTATTTAGACAGTTCGGCCTGCTTGATATTGACTTAAGAGTCAAGACAAGAAGAATATCAAAGAAGGATTCTGTCAAATATAAAAAAAGAGAAGACAGAAAGTTCCTGATAGGCCGCACCTATAAGGATTTCATCTCATATACTGACGATCATGACAACGTTAGTATTGTCGAGATGGATACCGTCTACAATGGGCAAAGCGGTCCCTTCATGCAGACTTTTAAGTTCCTGTCTTACTCTTTCATGTTCATTATATACCATGAAGAGAAGACTGCAAAGGCTATGGTTGAAGGCGTAGCCCTTCTTGAATCAATATTAGGAAAAAACCTTTTTGTAAAGGAAGTGGAGGTCATCAAGACAGATAGAGGTACTGAATTCTCAGATGCAGATGGACTAGAAAAGGACAATGATGGCAGCATGAGGACTCATGTCTTTTACTGTGATCCTATGCAATCATGCCAGAAAGGAAGTCTTGAGAACAACCACAAAGAGATACGTTACATATGCCCTAAAGAAGCAGATCTCAAGGATCTCGGTTTTGATTCACAGGAGAAGGCTAACCTCATGGCATCCCACATCAATTCCCAGCCAAAGGAGAACCTAAAAGGAAAGTCACCGCTGGAGATGATGGAGTTCCTAAGTCCAGATTTATATAAGAAATTCATAAAATTTGGAATCAAGAAAATAGAAAATGATGAAATAATTTTAAAACCATATTTATTAAAAGAAGATAACTAA
- a CDS encoding Ig-like domain-containing protein codes for MSDKQNSTLEEEREPLSKSWIFAGIVLFPLIPFVLIYFNKHIKKKMKIFLGIVYFVFLFGVYQYACVAQGPVLSSVVIPDQYVTVKQGETYQIHYKTDPQKVKVEYTHYSSQYANVASVDQKGLVTTITPGTTRITLTAGDNHHTYKKKYLTIHVIE; via the coding sequence ATGTCAGATAAACAAAATAGCACGCTTGAAGAAGAAAGAGAACCTCTTTCTAAGAGTTGGATTTTTGCAGGTATTGTTCTTTTTCCACTGATTCCTTTTGTGCTGATATATTTTAATAAACATATAAAGAAGAAAATGAAGATATTTTTAGGTATTGTTTATTTTGTTTTCTTGTTTGGTGTTTATCAATATGCATGTGTAGCACAAGGACCAGTATTAAGTAGTGTGGTTATTCCTGATCAGTATGTAACTGTGAAACAGGGAGAAACATACCAGATTCATTACAAGACTGATCCTCAGAAAGTAAAAGTAGAATATACACATTATTCATCTCAATATGCAAATGTGGCTAGTGTTGATCAGAAAGGTTTAGTGACTACTATTACTCCTGGTACAACACGTATTACTTTGACTGCAGGGGATAATCATCATACTTATAAAAAGAAATATCTTACAATCCATGTGATTGAATAG
- a CDS encoding CpXC domain-containing protein: MRNKDIYIITCSKCGKENRYEDYSCVGRDQRERIIDDSIMSYTCPHCGETTFLKHPLTYIDPVHHFIVQYGQDKDQFIHGVEQLRMTPLYKDYIFRYTDSWLNFKEKIMILENRDDRLIELYKMALKKELNEDIPSFFLFNKEEEKELMIALNPNGTRAYIFNRNWYDLKEQDPVMNKILKYDTSLIVDKEWAERLYDYRLKVSLCEVQTKIQVRTYLIPSYDHIDVGDYVYVEENGERVLGQVMTKNYKSIFDIPDHLHFIEKTLPLETEYDQSLKKEYKELFPVKNERKEAFLELLDNIRFYYYLEEKDRNASNYVIDIDGFRLIPLYIDREEAINKKPMNTYILSDLLTDVLKMTFEKIDGYMIYDEKEPYILDSHLIDLFLSYTAHKKTQIN, encoded by the coding sequence ATGAGAAATAAAGATATTTATATTATTACATGTTCCAAATGCGGTAAAGAGAATAGATATGAGGATTATAGCTGTGTCGGACGAGATCAAAGAGAACGTATTATTGATGATTCTATTATGTCTTATACATGTCCACATTGTGGAGAGACAACTTTTTTAAAGCATCCCTTGACTTATATAGATCCTGTACATCACTTTATTGTACAGTATGGACAGGATAAGGATCAGTTTATTCATGGTGTGGAACAGTTACGGATGACTCCTCTTTATAAAGATTATATATTCCGTTATACAGATTCCTGGCTGAATTTCAAAGAGAAGATCATGATTCTAGAGAATAGAGATGATCGTTTAATAGAGTTGTATAAGATGGCTTTAAAGAAAGAGTTAAATGAAGATATTCCTTCTTTTTTCTTATTTAATAAGGAAGAAGAAAAAGAACTCATGATTGCGTTAAATCCCAATGGGACACGTGCTTATATCTTTAATAGGAACTGGTATGATTTAAAGGAACAGGATCCTGTAATGAATAAGATATTGAAGTATGATACAAGTCTAATAGTAGATAAAGAGTGGGCAGAGCGTCTTTATGATTATCGTTTAAAGGTATCTTTATGTGAGGTACAGACAAAAATACAAGTAAGGACATATTTAATTCCTTCTTATGATCATATAGATGTTGGTGATTATGTTTATGTAGAAGAAAATGGAGAAAGAGTGTTAGGACAGGTCATGACTAAGAATTATAAGTCCATCTTTGATATACCTGATCATCTTCATTTTATTGAAAAGACATTACCTTTAGAAACAGAGTATGATCAATCTTTAAAAAAAGAATATAAAGAATTATTTCCTGTTAAGAATGAAAGAAAAGAAGCTTTCTTAGAACTTCTAGATAATATACGTTTCTATTATTATTTAGAAGAAAAAGATAGGAATGCTTCTAATTATGTCATAGATATTGATGGGTTCCGTTTGATTCCTCTTTATATAGATAGAGAAGAAGCCATCAATAAGAAACCTATGAATACTTATATATTAAGTGATCTATTAACAGATGTATTAAAGATGACATTTGAAAAGATTGATGGTTATATGATTTATGATGAGAAAGAACCTTATATATTAGATTCTCATCTTATTGATCTATTCTTATCCTATACAGCACATAAAAAGACCCAGATCAATTAA
- a CDS encoding DeoR/GlpR family DNA-binding transcription regulator: protein MSQKKRHQQIITKLNINGQVFVKELASSFGVTEDCIRKDLTLLEKAGKLKRVHGGAVNVRVNLHHTNVSERVELYSEEKKIIASKAVNELEKGYVIFLDISTINLEIAKLIFEKNIALTIVTNMIDIMQLYRQNSAVRLIFLGGDFNQVKDGFVGALTDHLIRKYRFDISFIGVVGIDLEHNVITTYETNDGITKKTAINASKKAYMVGESAKLNQDGNYAYASLDDFTGYICEKELDHSLVKVFKDHQVELI, encoded by the coding sequence ATGTCACAGAAAAAACGTCATCAACAAATCATTACAAAACTGAATATTAATGGACAGGTCTTTGTGAAAGAACTGGCTTCATCTTTTGGCGTGACAGAAGATTGTATCCGTAAAGATCTCACACTCTTAGAAAAGGCAGGGAAACTTAAAAGAGTACATGGCGGTGCAGTCAATGTACGTGTTAATTTACATCATACCAATGTATCAGAACGTGTCGAACTTTATAGTGAAGAAAAGAAAATCATTGCCTCTAAAGCTGTTAATGAACTAGAAAAGGGCTATGTGATCTTCCTGGATATATCTACAATCAATTTAGAAATCGCAAAACTCATATTTGAAAAGAATATCGCACTCACTATTGTGACAAATATGATTGATATTATGCAGCTCTATAGACAAAACAGTGCAGTGAGACTCATCTTTTTAGGAGGAGACTTCAATCAGGTAAAAGATGGATTTGTAGGTGCACTTACAGATCACTTGATTAGAAAATATCGTTTTGATATTTCATTTATTGGTGTTGTTGGTATTGATTTAGAACATAATGTCATTACAACCTATGAAACAAACGATGGTATCACTAAAAAGACAGCCATCAATGCAAGTAAGAAAGCCTATATGGTAGGAGAAAGTGCTAAACTCAATCAAGATGGAAACTATGCCTATGCCTCACTTGATGACTTCACAGGCTATATATGTGAAAAAGAATTAGACCACTCTCTTGTAAAAGTATTTAAAGACCATCAGGTAGAACTCATTTAA